The Ooceraea biroi isolate clonal line C1 chromosome 1, Obir_v5.4, whole genome shotgun sequence genome has a window encoding:
- the LOC105283494 gene encoding GPI mannosyltransferase 2: protein MYTPSTKIFWFAIVSRLAILMLQVIFNALTPDHHADAFRRVLDPMEKVSLWDRIILFSFNGFTRWDGEYFLHVARYGYTYENTLAFYPLYPATIHILAGILSRVLPALNVQSTMIVAAVLINFVCFVKSAVTFYHLTEYVFRDVTTAYKAALLYCINPASIFFSAVYAESMFAYLTFYTVLASMKRTSILHFSFPLALSTLARSNGLVNIGFPVYFGLKHLCDLASAKGEKCRRKPSVQLVLHILKLITLRNCFDVLSAIIISIFPFLLLQVYIYVKFCASTLDKSLLPSHVLQYAMENNLILPGAKDSEWCNASMPLAYSYVQKTYWNVGFLRYYQLKQIPNFILAFPILYIMLRYVKEFVSEYRSELFLLGFFDSEARSESSTKMKKYPLNMFVFVIHGLFLTIFCLLFVHIQVSTRLLTSASPLIYWYCASAMSHECIDHSNRQYEIRENMYSKWKVFFLSQERYTLRDKLVLFYFVGYAIVGCFMFSNFLPWT, encoded by the coding sequence ATGTACACTCCGAGCACGAAGATTTTTTGGTTTGCGATCGTCAGTAGACTCGCAATCTTAATGTTGCAAGTTATTTTTAATGCGTTAACTCCTGATCATCATGCAGACGCGTTCAGAAGAGTTTTGGATCCCATGGAAAAAGTCTCCCTTTGGGATCGAATAATTCTTTTCTCATTTAACGGTTTCACACGCTGGGATGGAGAATACTTTTTACATGTTGCGAGATATGGGTACACCTACGAGAATACTCTTGCTTTTTATCCATTATATCCGGCCACAATTCATATTCTTGCTGGTATCTTGTCAAGGGTACTCCCTGCATTGAACGTTCAAAGTACGATGATCGTTGCCGCGGTGCTCATTAATTTCGTATGTTTTGTAAAATCAGCTGTTACCTTTTATCATCTCACCGAATATGTATTTCGAGATGTCACGACAGCGTATAAAGCAGCATTGCTTTATTGTATAAACCCGGCTAGTATATTCTTCTCAGCTGTGTACGCGGAATCCATGTTCGcgtatttaacattttacacCGTACTCGCAAGCATGAAACGCACGTCTATCCTACACTTTTCCTTCCCATTGGCTCTGTCAACCTTGGCAAGATCAAATGGCCTCGTTAATATCGGTTTCCCCGTATATTTCGGCTTGAAACATTTATGCGATCTTGCGTCGGCGAAGGGAGAGAAATGTCGACGAAAACCTAGTGTACAAttagttttacatattttgaaACTGATTACATTAAGGAATTGTTTCGACGTATTGAGCGcgataattatatcgatatttccATTTCTTCTTCTGCAAGTATACATCTATGTAAAATTTTGCGCTTCCACCCTCGATAAATCATTACTGCCAAGTCACGTTTTACAATACGCTATGGAGAACAATCTAATTCTGCCAGGCGCGAAGGACTCGGAATGGTGTAATGCCAGTATGCCTTTGGCATACTCGTACGTCCAAAAGACGTATTGGAACGTCGGGTTTCTACGGTATTACCAGCTCAAACAGATACCCAACTTTATATTAGCATTTccaattttgtatattatgttGCGATACGTGAAGGAATTCGTTTCGGAATATAGGAGTGAATTGTTTTTGTTAGGATTTTTCGATAGTGAGGCAAGAAGTGAAAGTTCTactaaaatgaagaaataccCATTGAATATGTTCGTCTTTGTGATACATGGGTTATTTTTGACTATATTTTGCTTATTGTTTGTGCACATACAAGTTAGTACACGTTTATTAACTTCTGCAAGCCCTTTAATATATTGGTATTGTGCCTCGGCGATGTCTCATGAGTGTATCGACCATTCCAATCGACAATACGAAATCAGAGAAAATATGTATTCTAAGTggaaagtattttttttatcgcagGAACGATATACGTTGCGGGATAAGCTTGTGCTGTTTTATTTTGTAGGATATGCAATTGTAGGATGTTTTATGTTTTCAAATTTCTTGCCGTGGACTTAA
- the LOC105283493 gene encoding KH domain-containing, RNA-binding, signal transduction-associated protein 2 isoform X1, whose amino-acid sequence MANMDMDRSSNGEYKYQRDEDADVKPRMLEESDVKEHQIDKVGEYVRELLQEKIELDTQKWPNSIRLLDQEIQKTQAIGKPLRDPKYVDIYREKPVRISVKVLVPIREHPKFNFVGKLLGPKGNSMKRLQEETMCKMAVLGRGSMKDRQKEEECRASLDPKYAHLSDDLHVEITAIAPPAEAYARIAFALAEVRKYLIPDNNDNIRQEQMREMEMNISDDPVSDDRRPSMRGATGPASGILRSTTRPTMSRTSRAILPPPPANRGPLSRPVPPKSKVFSILDRARAAMDQSYGYETPTPPPPTNRAGSHHDYDYHGSMSSTARYGDRHYTSGSSGYTTYEYEDDSAPHSSHDYYESSDYPEESSSRAWKSYKTTTTSGTVSRYRTTPYTRPSNVIANPLASNFPNARRSMMPAMQKPLNERNRP is encoded by the exons ATGGCGAACATGGATATGGATAGATCGAGTAACGGTGAGTACAAGTATCAAAGAGACGAGGACGCCGACGTTAAGCCTAGGATGCTGGAGGAATCCGATGTAAAGGAACATCAAATTGACAAGGTCGGAGAATACGTGCGTGAGCTTTTACAGGAAAAAATAGAGCTCGACACTCAAAAATGGCCCAATTCAATCCGGTTGCTCGATCAAG aaattcaAAAAACACAAGCTATTGGAAAACCATTGAGAGATCCAAAATATGTGGATATTTATCGTGAAAAACCAGTTCGCATTTCTGTCAAAGTTTTGGTACCTATTCGTGAACATCCCAAG tttaattttGTGGGAAAATTGCTGGGGCCAAAAGGCAATTCCATGAAACGTCTGCAAGAAGAAACAATGTGCAAGATGGCAGTGTTGGGTAGAGGGTCGATGAAGGACAGGCAAAAG GAAGAAGAGTGTCGCGCTTCTTTGGATCCAAAATACGCGCATCTTTCTGACGACTTGCATGTAGAGATCACGGCTATAGCACCGCCAGCAGAGGCCTATGCTCGCATTGCCTTTGCGCTAGCCGAAGTGCGGAAATATTTGATTCCCGATAACAACGACAACATACGTCAAGAGCAAATGCGTGAAATGGAGATGAATATCTCTGATGATCCAGTTTCAGATGATCGAAGACCTTCTATGAGGGGTGCTACAGGTCCTGCTAGTGGTATACTTAGATCCACTACGAGACCGACGATGTCTAGAACGTCTAGAG CTATTCTTCCACCACCACCCGCAAACCGCGGGCCACTTTCTCGACCTGTCCCGCCCAAATCAAAGGTATTCTCAATCTTGGATCGTGCAAGAGCTGCTATGGATCAAAGTTACGG tTACGAAACTCCGACGCCTCCGCCTCCGACCAATCGTGCTGGATCGCATCATGATTATGATTATCATGGATCAATGTCCAGTACTGCTCGATATGGCGATCGTCATTATACATCTGGCAGTTCTGG GTACACCACGTATGAATATGAGGACGACTCGGCGCCGCATTCCTCGCATGATTATTACGAATCTTCGGATTATCCAG AGGAGTCGTCGAGCCGCGCTTGGAAATCATACAAGACTACAACGACGTCAGGCACAGTTTCGCGCTACCGCACCACTCCGTATACACGACCTTCCAA cGTTATCGCTAATCCATTGGCAAGTAACTTTCCTAATGCACGGCGGTCTATGATGCCTGCGATGCAGAAACCTCTAAATGAAAGAAATCGTCCTTAA
- the LOC105283493 gene encoding KH domain-containing, RNA-binding, signal transduction-associated protein 2 isoform X2 → MANMDMDRSSNGEYKYQRDEDADVKPRMLEESDVKEHQIDKVGEYVRELLQEKIELDTQKWPNSIRLLDQEIQKTQAIGKPLRDPKYVDIYREKPVRISVKVLVPIREHPKFNFVGKLLGPKGNSMKRLQEETMCKMAVLGRGSMKDRQKEEECRASLDPKYAHLSDDLHVEITAIAPPAEAYARIAFALAEVRKYLIPDNNDNIRQEQMREMEMNISDDPVSDDRRPSMRGATGPASGILRSTTRPTMSRTSRAILPPPPANRGPLSRPVPPKSKVFSILDRARAAMDQSYGYETPTPPPPTNRAGSHHDYDYHGSMSSTARYGDRHYTSGSSGYTTYEYEDDSAPHSSHDYYESSDYPEESSSRAWKSYKTTTTSGTVSRYRTTPYTRPSNFQINFCNQPLDKQKYINRNAV, encoded by the exons ATGGCGAACATGGATATGGATAGATCGAGTAACGGTGAGTACAAGTATCAAAGAGACGAGGACGCCGACGTTAAGCCTAGGATGCTGGAGGAATCCGATGTAAAGGAACATCAAATTGACAAGGTCGGAGAATACGTGCGTGAGCTTTTACAGGAAAAAATAGAGCTCGACACTCAAAAATGGCCCAATTCAATCCGGTTGCTCGATCAAG aaattcaAAAAACACAAGCTATTGGAAAACCATTGAGAGATCCAAAATATGTGGATATTTATCGTGAAAAACCAGTTCGCATTTCTGTCAAAGTTTTGGTACCTATTCGTGAACATCCCAAG tttaattttGTGGGAAAATTGCTGGGGCCAAAAGGCAATTCCATGAAACGTCTGCAAGAAGAAACAATGTGCAAGATGGCAGTGTTGGGTAGAGGGTCGATGAAGGACAGGCAAAAG GAAGAAGAGTGTCGCGCTTCTTTGGATCCAAAATACGCGCATCTTTCTGACGACTTGCATGTAGAGATCACGGCTATAGCACCGCCAGCAGAGGCCTATGCTCGCATTGCCTTTGCGCTAGCCGAAGTGCGGAAATATTTGATTCCCGATAACAACGACAACATACGTCAAGAGCAAATGCGTGAAATGGAGATGAATATCTCTGATGATCCAGTTTCAGATGATCGAAGACCTTCTATGAGGGGTGCTACAGGTCCTGCTAGTGGTATACTTAGATCCACTACGAGACCGACGATGTCTAGAACGTCTAGAG CTATTCTTCCACCACCACCCGCAAACCGCGGGCCACTTTCTCGACCTGTCCCGCCCAAATCAAAGGTATTCTCAATCTTGGATCGTGCAAGAGCTGCTATGGATCAAAGTTACGG tTACGAAACTCCGACGCCTCCGCCTCCGACCAATCGTGCTGGATCGCATCATGATTATGATTATCATGGATCAATGTCCAGTACTGCTCGATATGGCGATCGTCATTATACATCTGGCAGTTCTGG GTACACCACGTATGAATATGAGGACGACTCGGCGCCGCATTCCTCGCATGATTATTACGAATCTTCGGATTATCCAG AGGAGTCGTCGAGCCGCGCTTGGAAATCATACAAGACTACAACGACGTCAGGCACAGTTTCGCGCTACCGCACCACTCCGTATACACGACCTTCCAA TTTTCAGATCAATTTTTGCAATCAGCCACTGGATAAACAGAAATACATAAATAGAAATGCAGtgtaa
- the LOC105283490 gene encoding GATOR complex protein NPRL3 — MAINPLSIILVKSDSKGDRLLFRYPHVTDHVKDSNQYTKRKNPYSLTNTEDLLQSLPLPTSNISNGNLTGLMDEVLSTLFAVKPELCEQKFELKVNDVRFVGHPTLVPSRGLKEVNSSMLFNIVFALQAQASHSIVRCYYDLSKRLGIALRHEEKRCGFLTEEIKIMVSTHDEIAGRSEGESDCDESSYELILQRSSLARGLKSVFSNLSSTGIVNIMINKWIQVRFCLPQKVHQSHKKGVLIEPEIIDRCLNSLRPYHGILLLTEPLDLLESLQIDCSPALKRLIQMYNPLKSLQTLAADSDLTLAQVFQLTGHLIYWAKAMIIYPLCESNIYVVSPDAVLTSQLLDSFSEQFPGLCLLQVISDFSLPTSISQKLNPLSQPQQQTQLVKIIIWLLKNHLLIQLHTYVRYVPATYGRLSLDIKDQETHGTSTIEGSESTWSLNDTPKGTPTEIKEELSLTDKEDALYDYQSEDYEIPSDDRKSLDRLCRLGYFNGSYHLEEIMYLENIRRSQLLQLLDKFRDVLIISESEDPAIALFYSPLNT, encoded by the exons ATGGCAATCAATCCGTTGAGtataattttagtaaaaagtGACAGCAAGGGTGACAGATTGTTGTTTCGATATCCACATGTGACAGATCATGTAAAAGATTCAAATCAGTACACTAAACGAAAGAATCCTTATTCATTGACCAATACAGAAGACTTGTTGCAG TCTCTACCACTTCCAACATCAAATATAAGTAATGGAAATCTGACCGGTTTAATGGACGAAGTTCTGTCCACTTTATTTGCCGTAAAGCCAGAGTTGTGTGAACAGAAATTCGAATTAAAAGTGAATGACGTTCGTTTCGTAGGACATCCAACTCTGGTCCCTTCACGGGGCCTAAAGGAAGTGAATTCTTCCATGCTTTTCAATATTGTGTTCGCCCTACAAGCACAAGCAAGTCATTCGATAGTGCGATGTTACTACGATTTAAGCAAAAG ATTAGGCATAGCATTGAGAcacgaagaaaaaagatgtGGCTTTCTTACGGAGGAGATAAAGATCATGGTGTCTACGCACGATGAAATTGCTGGGag ATCTGAGGGCGAAAGTGATTGTGACGAATCGTCATACGAATTAATCCTTCAAAGAAGCTCACTTGCGCGTGGCTTAAAATCTGTATTCAGTAATCTCAGCTCTACTGGCATAGTGAATATCATGATTAACAAGTGGATTCAAGTGCGCTTCTGTCTGCCTCAAAAAGTGCACCAATCGCATAAGAAAGGTGTGCTCATTGAGCCTGAAATCATAGACAG GTGTCTGAACAGTTTAAGGCCTTATCATGGAATACTTTTACTAACTGAGCCGTTAGACTTATTGGAATCTCTACAAATAGATTGCTCTCCGGCTCTTAAGCGTTTAATTCAGATGTACAATCCACTAAAAAGTCTGCAAACCTTAGCGGCAGATTCCGATCTGACGCTCGCGCAGGTGTTTCAGCTAACtggtcatttaatttattgggCAAAAGCTATGATAATTTACCCATTATGTGAGAGCAATATCTACGTTGTCTCACCCGATGCCGTTTTGACCAGTCAATTGTTAGACTCTTTCTCTGAACAATTCCCAGGACTTTGTTTACTTCAG GTGATCAGCGATTTCTCGCTACCAACTTCTATTAGCCAAAAGTTAAATCCATTGAGTCAACCGCAGCAGCAAACGCAATTagtaaagataataatatggCTGTTGAAAAATCATTTGCTGATACAGTTGCACACGTACGTGCGATATGTACCAGCAACGTATGGCCGTTTATCGCTG GATATAAAGGATCAAGAGACACATGGCACGAGCACGATAGAAGGAAGTGAAAGTACATGGAGTTTGAATGACACACCAAAAGGAACACCTACCGAAATCAAAGAAGAGTTATCACTCACGGACAAAGAGGATGCGCTATATGACTATCAATCGGAAGATTACGAGATTCCTTCCGATGACAGGAAGTCACTCGACAGGTTGTGTCGCCTTGGCTATTTTAATGGCAGCTATCATTTAGAGGAGATCATGTACTTGGAGAACATTCGCAGATCGCAACTGTTACAACTTCTTGACAAGTTCCgagatgtattaattatttccgaGAGCGAGGATCCCGCGATAGCGCTCTTTTATAGTCCACTAAATACTTGA